A genome region from Solanum pennellii chromosome 12, SPENNV200 includes the following:
- the LOC107006036 gene encoding cyclin-D2-2-like translates to MAPTRDFVISGLFCAEYNKSMLENVYDDIHTLFHGDHQNNQQTMPFQSDDCVTLMIKKECEYMCADDYLEKLKNGEFDLGEREQILDWICQVHSHFKFGPLCLYLSVNYLDRFLSVFELPEERAWTIQLLAIACVSIAAKLEEVEVPLSEDLQGTQFEFEASTIQRMELVVMKTLNWRMHAVTPFSFFDYFLKKIDGDQIASKSIMFKATNLIIGTLKGIDFLEFKPSEIGAAVAIYVVVKNKTGGIEDAISTLIQQVEKDKVKKCVDLIKESSLLSDFGASTLMVPPSPTGVWDVASSSDMSDDDSVPSSLDG, encoded by the exons ATGGCACCAACAAGAGATTTTGTAATTTCTGGCCTTTTTTGTGCTGAATATAACAAAAGCATGCTTGAAAATGTGTATGATGATATTCATACATTGTTTCATGGGGATCATCAAAACAATCAGCAAACTATGCCATTTCAGAGTGATGATTGTGTGACTTTGATGATTAAAAAAGAATGTGAATATATGTGTGCTGATGATTATCttgaaaagttgaaaaatgGGGAATTTGATTTGGGGGAAAGAGAGCAAATTCTTGATTGGATTTGCCAG GTTCATTCACATTTCAAATTTGGACCATTGTGTCTATATTTGTCTGTGAACTATCTTGATAGATTTCTTTCTGTCTTTGAGTTACCT GAGGAAAGAGCATGGACAATTCAATTGTTGGCTATAGCATGTGTGTCCATTGCTGCTAAATTGGAAGAGGTTGAAGTTCCTCTATCTGAAGATTTACAG GGTACACAATTTGAGTTTGAAGCAAGCACTATACAAAGAATGGAGCTTGTTGTGATGAAAACATTGAATTGGAGAATGCATGCAGTTACACCATTCTCAttctttgattattttcttaagaaGATTGATGGTGATCAAATTGCTTCAAAATCTATAATGTTTAAAGCTACTAATCTCATAATAGGAACATTGAAAG GAATTGACTTCTTGGAATTCAAGCCTTCTGAGATTGGAGCAGCTGTGGCAATTTATGTTGTGGTGAAAAATAAGACAGGTGGCATTGAGGATGCAATATCTACCTTGATTCAACAAGTAGAAAAG GATAAAGTAAAGAAGTGTGTTGATTTGATCAAAGAATCATCTTTGCTAAGTGATTTTGGTGCCTCAACTCTTATGGTTCCTCCAAGTCCAACAGGTGTATGGGATGTTGCAAGTTCAAGTGACATGAGTGATGATGATTCAGTTCCAAGTTCCCTAGATGGATGA